TGGCGGGCGACAAGCTCGGCGCGTTGCTGGCGCTGACGCCCGACTACCGCCAGGCTACGTCACAGTCCGACGCCATCAAGGCTGGCAAGAAGCCCAAGCCCGACAACTCGCCCGCGCCCAAGCCCGGGACGACCACGCCCTCCAAGACACCCACAGACACCCCTTCCGCGCTACGCAAGTGGATGCCTGACACGCTCACCGGCTTCACCGCTCAGCCCGCACTGGTCGACGCCTTCTCGGCCACGCGCTACTACAAGCCGACGGGCGGCACCGAGGCGAAGTCACTCTCGGTCTACGTGGAGCAGTATCGCTCCTCAGCTGAGGCCAAGAAGTGGCTGGGGCTGAAGGTGAAGCGCTACTTCCCGAAGAACGCCGATACGTTCCGCGGAAACAACCGTAACGTCTATTTCGGCACGGATGGTGACTCCTCGGCCGCGATAGGGTTCGCAAGCGGTGAGGTACTCGTCGCGATCCAGGCGGACGTGAAGTCGGGCGATCCGAAGGCCCTGCGTTCGACGCTCGAGGCTGTGCTGAAGCAGCTGCCGTAGGGTCGGCCCGGCTGCCGCCACGGCCGACCGGCCACGGCTGGTCAGTCGAGCCAGTGCACCTCGCCGCTCGCGAGCTGATATGCGGCGCCGATCACGACCGGGCTCTCGGCCGGGAAGCCGGCAGCGTCGAACCACTCACGCATCTCGGCGACCGACTCGACGACGTGCTCGTCGACAGCGCCTGCGAGCGTATCGGCTTCAACGTGGATGTGGTCCGTGACCGGCGCGAGGTAGGCGGGGGCACTGCCGCTGCGAGCCGCCGCGACCGCTCCGCAGTCCTCATGACCGAGAACCACCACGAGATGTGCCTCGAGTTCCTCGACGGCATAGCGCACGCTCGCGTAGCCGGCTGCGGAGATGACGTGTCCGGCCGTGCGCACGACGAACAGCTCGCCCGGGCCCACATCGAAAAGCGCCTCTACAGGCACCCTCGAGTCCGAGCAGCCCACGACGACCGCCCACGGGCGCTGGCCCTCGACGAACGCATGACGCTCGGCTGGTGTGAAGTGCGGCTTCTGCCGACCCTCGGCGAAGCGCTCGTTTCCTTCGCGCAGCATGTTGAGTGCGATCTCAGGGGTGTAACTCACACTCACTCCTCTTCTGCGAGCATCTGCTCAAGGTAGCTGGGGGCCTTCTGGCTGGTATCGGGAGCGACTGCCACGGCCACTCCGGAAGAGCCATTCTCGCGAAGCCAGCGCAGGGCTCCAGCAAGGCACGCCGCGCCGGTTGAACCGACGAGCAGCGCCTCCGTGCGGTGCATTGCTCGGCAGGTCGCCAGGGTGTCGCCGTCGTCGACGTAGACGATCTCGTCGATGACGTCGCGGTCGAGGATGGCCGGCTCGGCGGTTTCGGTCATGTTCTTCAGGCCGCTGATACGGTGGCCCGCGACGGGCTCGATCGCAATTACCTTGATGGAAGGGTCGCGCTCCTTGAGGTAGCGTCCGGCCCCGCTGATCGTGCCGCCGGTTCCCAGACCTGCGAAGAAGTAGCGGACGCGCCCCCCGGTCTGCGCCCAGATCTCGGGACCGGTCGTCTCGTAGTGCGCGCGTGCGTTATCGGGGTTGTCGTACTGGTTGGGCATCACGAAGTCATCGCTTGCAGCGAGCGTCTGCTCGGCCATGTCCATGGCGACGTCCATCGGGTGGCGGTCCGCCGCCCCGACCGCGGGAGTGCGCACGACCTCAGCGCCGAACGCGCGCAGCAGCACCGACTTCTCGGCGGGCATCGATGCGGGCACGATCGCACGCATAGGGCGGCCCTCGAGTGCGCAGAGCGCCGCAAGCGCGATGCCGGTATTGCCGCTGGTCGGTTCGAGTACGGT
The Coriobacteriia bacterium genome window above contains:
- a CDS encoding carbonic anhydrase, translating into MLREGNERFAEGRQKPHFTPAERHAFVEGQRPWAVVVGCSDSRVPVEALFDVGPGELFVVRTAGHVISAAGYASVRYAVEELEAHLVVVLGHEDCGAVAAARSGSAPAYLAPVTDHIHVEADTLAGAVDEHVVESVAEMREWFDAAGFPAESPVVIGAAYQLASGEVHWLD
- a CDS encoding cysteine synthase family protein, yielding MGTPDNHLGTDSRLKRYESLVDMIGDADNPTPIVALQHLAPAGVDLFVKLEWVNPFGSIKDRAAKRMLAGLAERGELEGRTVLEPTSGNTGIALAALCALEGRPMRAIVPASMPAEKSVLLRAFGAEVVRTPAVGAADRHPMDVAMDMAEQTLAASDDFVMPNQYDNPDNARAHYETTGPEIWAQTGGRVRYFFAGLGTGGTISGAGRYLKERDPSIKVIAIEPVAGHRISGLKNMTETAEPAILDRDVIDEIVYVDDGDTLATCRAMHRTEALLVGSTGAACLAGALRWLRENGSSGVAVAVAPDTSQKAPSYLEQMLAEEE